In the Chloroflexota bacterium genome, one interval contains:
- a CDS encoding VanW family protein, with product MMSSMAAVAPNPQALAWARAGLLAIKYGRYRDSAALLTRAVKLDPMLGEAWRWLGALHSGQRQAYCLRWAQRSLPSATIPRLPSVVAQPAAPVRSKAKPQRRGYWRKVARWSSAAALAALLGFGGFQAAYANRVYPGIQAFGQSLSGLTSNEAAQAILPTLQAWNNHHFKVQLGDQTAIVPFNALTSFDPRVIAERALQIGREDSWSQRLSNQSLGIVGTIKADGLLLNQASLDQAIQTLAEASDRPAVDAQFQYNADGAWAVSNDVIGLKLDRDQTKAAFQAAWDQIDWAAAPRDYEVVVVQQALQPQQKATELNAMLPTLNQQTAAPLIITIKGNEHRFDRTSLLDLHTLPQAGQHFGNNDAAIKAIVQELAQNYDQPAQASRLVRNGNRATEWQFGQIGYTLDQAQLQTQIGQALNNANNAALDFSLHETAPPAGELEALGIYQVIGVGASDFSSYPDYNRDRNVEVGGKEFDGLLIAPGEVVSFGGTVGDISLEKGYQIGEMIENGVAVPSIGGGICQVSTTLFRAAFWAGLPIEERHNHSWRLAWYEVDAPAGMDATIALGGPDLKFRNDTNGYILIDVETDLVKKNQTFTLYGSDTGRTVTMEASGNGWNFFQIFRTITERDGTSRSDRWDSYYTQ from the coding sequence ATGATGAGTAGTATGGCCGCAGTTGCGCCGAACCCTCAAGCGCTGGCTTGGGCTAGGGCTGGTTTGTTGGCAATCAAATATGGGCGGTATCGTGATAGTGCTGCTTTATTGACTCGCGCAGTTAAGCTTGACCCAATGTTGGGCGAGGCTTGGCGTTGGTTGGGCGCACTGCATAGCGGGCAACGTCAAGCCTATTGTTTGCGTTGGGCACAACGATCATTGCCGAGTGCCACCATTCCGCGCTTGCCGAGCGTCGTCGCGCAACCTGCAGCGCCAGTTCGCAGCAAAGCCAAACCGCAACGCCGAGGCTATTGGCGCAAAGTTGCCCGTTGGTCGAGCGCCGCTGCCCTCGCTGCCTTGCTTGGGTTTGGTGGTTTTCAAGCGGCCTACGCTAATCGGGTTTATCCTGGCATTCAGGCTTTTGGTCAATCGCTGAGTGGCTTGACCAGCAACGAAGCCGCCCAAGCGATTTTGCCAACCTTGCAAGCCTGGAACAACCACCATTTTAAAGTGCAATTGGGCGATCAAACCGCGATTGTGCCATTTAATGCCTTGACGAGCTTTGATCCACGTGTGATTGCTGAACGGGCGTTGCAAATTGGCCGCGAAGATTCGTGGTCGCAGCGTTTGAGCAATCAAAGTTTGGGAATTGTCGGGACAATCAAGGCCGATGGTTTATTGCTCAATCAAGCTTCACTTGATCAGGCCATCCAAACCTTGGCTGAAGCTAGCGATCGGCCTGCCGTCGATGCGCAATTTCAGTACAATGCCGATGGTGCTTGGGCGGTCAGCAACGATGTGATTGGCCTCAAACTTGATCGTGATCAAACTAAAGCCGCTTTCCAAGCAGCCTGGGATCAGATTGATTGGGCCGCTGCACCGCGTGATTATGAGGTTGTGGTTGTGCAGCAAGCGTTGCAACCCCAGCAAAAAGCCACTGAACTTAACGCGATGTTGCCAACCCTCAATCAACAAACTGCCGCCCCATTGATCATCACAATCAAGGGCAACGAGCATCGTTTTGATCGCACGAGCTTGCTGGATTTGCATACATTGCCCCAAGCAGGCCAACATTTTGGCAATAATGATGCAGCAATCAAGGCAATTGTGCAGGAATTGGCTCAAAACTATGATCAGCCAGCCCAAGCCTCACGGCTAGTACGCAACGGCAATCGGGCAACTGAATGGCAATTTGGCCAAATTGGCTACACGCTTGATCAGGCGCAACTGCAAACTCAAATTGGTCAAGCCCTCAACAATGCCAATAATGCAGCCTTGGATTTCTCGTTGCATGAAACTGCGCCACCTGCTGGTGAGCTTGAAGCCTTGGGGATTTATCAAGTGATTGGGGTTGGCGCATCGGATTTTAGCTCCTACCCCGATTACAATCGTGATCGCAATGTTGAAGTTGGCGGCAAGGAATTTGATGGTCTATTGATTGCTCCTGGTGAAGTAGTATCGTTTGGTGGCACGGTCGGCGATATTTCGCTGGAAAAAGGCTACCAAATTGGCGAGATGATTGAAAATGGTGTGGCTGTGCCAAGCATTGGCGGCGGGATTTGCCAAGTTTCAACGACGCTATTTCGCGCGGCATTTTGGGCGGGCTTACCAATTGAGGAGCGCCACAACCATAGCTGGCGGTTGGCTTGGTACGAAGTTGATGCGCCCGCAGGTATGGATGCGACGATCGCCTTGGGCGGGCCAGATCTCAAATTTCGTAACGATACCAATGGCTATATTTTGATTGATGTCGAAACCGATCTAGTTAAGAAAAACCAAACTTTTACCTTGTATGGCAGCGACACAGGCCGCACGGTAACGATGGAAGCAAGCGGCAATGGCTGGAATTTCTTCCAAATTTTTCGTACTATTACCGAGCGCGATGGCACAAGCCGCAGCGATCGTTGGGATAGCTATTATACGCAGTAG
- a CDS encoding GAF domain-containing protein, with amino-acid sequence MGRNSSFRIWLTRIRPLAWALACFALMLFGYTFTTTIPTDRLTVIASILGVAALALPWLFNPEGDWRELRTLGILALPLSVAILSEGYNTALWSVLLIPAIAIPQMLPPRWAFSAIALMVIAWAVSNVLVPAVAVETVAIEVGLRSLGFVLVAIAVWLAARPRFDYPAMLPEAPIRRATRAAERLRGSLSPEETLEELASAAKACGPFIFASASTVDWRARVLRMAVAIGGSGRTLGATEMLSIPWDEITVLLRDDRRIGDNAYLADSLPFRDIAGEHYMLVPVRTATGEICGLLTVGDDDPKARKRLTETAPLLELLASQAAAVLENAALQNTLAQRIEATTAEMGRTAEDAMRARTRAESMYQIVRALSGTLEPQPLLDQALLLIAQATQAERGGIMLIDHKNGRLAFSTNLDRNITRTEAISLERGQGLAGWVVEHRAPVIIPNTAEDSRWMVRTDYDKKGRSALAVPMEQDGRVAGVIVLINSRINHFTQEHIQFVQVIGDQVMTMLSNVQLYRATTEQARRLSQALEQREEEVSRSLAIVRSIGDGVVVGDRVGRIRLINPAAEQLLNIEAAEWLGKPLMSLPGAPESEPRLTEKQTYQQFELSGRMIRASSTPVFTSQSEWLGSVVVYHDITAAELADRMKTEFVATASHELRTPLTSISGYIDLLMLNTLGPLTEQQRQFLSVVKNNIERLNAILNDLLDVSRIESGKVRLQRKPINLDEVIQSTVMAIHQQWSGKQISLALDVPDDLPPVIADPERMRQIVTNLISNAYKYTRDGGRIDVVVSNGGDSVTLAVKDSGVGIAADDQKHIFTRFFRSENPLKEQAGGTGLGLNITKSLVELHGGKIWFDSEEGRGTTFNVQLPVGGDSDWTPASWLEGV; translated from the coding sequence ATGGGCCGCAACTCGTCTTTTCGCATTTGGCTAACTCGTATTCGTCCTCTTGCTTGGGCCTTAGCTTGCTTTGCGCTCATGCTCTTCGGCTACACCTTTACCACCACGATTCCGACTGATCGCCTGACGGTGATTGCGAGTATTTTGGGGGTAGCGGCGCTGGCCTTGCCATGGTTGTTTAATCCTGAGGGCGATTGGCGCGAGTTGCGCACGCTGGGAATTTTGGCCTTGCCCTTGAGCGTGGCGATTCTCAGCGAGGGCTATAATACGGCGCTCTGGTCGGTGCTCTTGATTCCGGCGATTGCGATTCCACAAATGTTGCCGCCGCGTTGGGCTTTCAGTGCCATTGCCTTGATGGTGATTGCCTGGGCGGTCAGCAATGTCTTGGTTCCAGCTGTCGCGGTCGAAACTGTGGCGATTGAAGTTGGTTTACGGAGTTTGGGCTTTGTGCTGGTGGCAATTGCGGTGTGGTTGGCGGCTCGACCACGTTTTGATTATCCCGCCATGCTGCCCGAAGCGCCGATTCGTCGGGCAACTCGGGCTGCTGAGCGCTTGCGTGGCTCGCTTAGCCCTGAAGAAACTCTCGAAGAATTAGCCAGCGCTGCCAAAGCTTGTGGCCCGTTTATTTTTGCCAGCGCCTCGACCGTCGATTGGCGGGCGCGAGTGCTGCGTATGGCCGTGGCGATTGGTGGCAGTGGCCGCACGCTTGGAGCAACCGAAATGCTCTCAATTCCTTGGGATGAAATTACGGTGCTGCTGCGCGATGATCGGCGCATTGGCGATAATGCCTATCTCGCCGATTCGCTGCCCTTCCGTGATATTGCGGGCGAACACTATATGCTGGTGCCAGTCCGCACTGCGACTGGCGAGATTTGTGGTTTGCTGACGGTTGGCGATGATGACCCCAAAGCCCGCAAACGCTTGACTGAAACTGCGCCATTGCTCGAATTATTGGCTTCGCAAGCCGCCGCTGTGCTTGAAAACGCGGCGCTCCAAAACACGCTTGCCCAACGAATCGAAGCCACGACCGCCGAAATGGGTCGCACCGCCGAAGATGCAATGCGGGCACGCACTCGCGCCGAAAGCATGTATCAGATTGTGCGGGCACTCAGCGGCACACTCGAACCACAACCATTGCTTGATCAAGCCCTGTTGTTGATTGCCCAAGCCACCCAAGCCGAGCGCGGCGGGATTATGCTGATCGATCATAAAAATGGGCGTTTGGCTTTCAGTACCAACCTTGATCGCAATATCACGCGCACCGAGGCGATTTCCTTGGAGCGTGGTCAAGGCTTGGCAGGCTGGGTCGTTGAACATCGTGCGCCTGTAATTATTCCCAATACTGCCGAAGATAGCCGTTGGATGGTGCGCACCGATTACGACAAAAAAGGTCGTTCAGCGCTGGCCGTGCCGATGGAGCAAGATGGGCGAGTCGCTGGGGTGATTGTGCTGATCAACAGCCGCATCAATCACTTTACCCAAGAGCATATTCAATTTGTGCAGGTCATTGGCGATCAAGTGATGACGATGCTGAGCAATGTGCAGCTCTATCGCGCCACGACCGAGCAAGCTCGCCGTTTGAGCCAAGCCCTTGAGCAACGTGAAGAAGAAGTTAGCCGTAGTTTGGCAATTGTGCGTTCGATTGGCGATGGCGTGGTGGTGGGAGATCGGGTTGGCCGCATTCGCTTGATTAATCCGGCTGCCGAGCAATTGCTGAATATCGAGGCTGCTGAATGGTTGGGCAAGCCCTTGATGAGTCTGCCTGGTGCGCCGGAGAGTGAGCCACGCCTGACCGAAAAGCAAACCTATCAGCAATTTGAGCTAAGCGGGCGCATGATTCGCGCTTCAAGTACACCAGTCTTTACTTCGCAAAGCGAATGGCTAGGCAGTGTGGTGGTCTATCACGATATTACAGCGGCAGAATTGGCCGATCGCATGAAAACAGAGTTTGTGGCGACGGCCTCGCACGAATTGCGCACCCCATTAACCTCGATTAGCGGCTACATTGATTTGCTGATGTTAAACACGCTTGGCCCCTTGACCGAGCAACAACGCCAATTTTTGAGCGTGGTCAAGAACAACATCGAACGCTTGAATGCAATTCTCAATGATTTGCTCGATGTTTCGCGCATCGAATCGGGCAAAGTTCGCTTACAACGCAAGCCAATTAATCTCGATGAAGTCATTCAATCGACGGTTATGGCGATTCATCAGCAATGGAGTGGCAAGCAAATTTCCTTGGCGCTCGATGTGCCCGACGATTTGCCGCCAGTGATTGCCGACCCCGAACGCATGCGCCAAATCGTCACCAATTTGATCTCGAATGCCTACAAATATACCCGCGACGGCGGCAGAATTGATGTTGTGGTCAGTAATGGCGGCGATTCAGTCACCCTAGCGGTCAAAGATAGTGGCGTGGGCATCGCTGCTGATGATCAAAAACATATTTTTACCCGCTTCTTCCGTTCGGAAAACCCGCTCAAGGAGCAGGCTGGTGGTACGGGCTTGGGCTTGAACATCACCAAATCGCTGGTTGAGTTACATGGTGGCAAAATCTGGTTTGATAGCGAAGAAGGTCGCGGCACAACCTTTAATGTACAACTGCCGGTCGGCGGCGATTCCGACTGGACTCCCGCTTCATGGCTTGAAGGAGTGTAA
- a CDS encoding PAS domain-containing sensor histidine kinase — protein MSDQPAASDSAASTNLQTALNAEVAFGLRPTVTGLGFLYLLFSIAHALVLPAPIKLPMVIVALSSVIFFGFWWWRLQSWQPSPELTHPLATLFIVVGGFNSILHIWLSGETHQSTNIAFILIGTGCLLLSWNWFIVASGAILLAWIAAIISLPTSPLTMHFIFMVVSATIAAATIQGIRLRTVKGLIKLRLQESTYKQELQEALIQIKMSEERFRALAEATSEGVVLQDEGVVMDANERFGEMFGYHRDEILGHSLREFVEPQSLQRAMQKYKDGAPYEVTALRKDGSTFIALVLGTNLPYSNRVVRVAAVRDITEQRHFENLLLTAKDDAEAANRAKSTFLSTVSHELRTPLNAIVGYSEMIYEDLIDRSMPELAMDMTRIRSASDRLLSLIDGVLTITDLDAEVVRLEYETIDLALAIGSISDQLQAKAQDNKNTVQLLGSQNWGSIISDDHKLRMIIYHLLDNAIKFTHAGLISISVQRLQHAAGGWLEIAIRDTGIGIAHEQFERIFEPFVQADSSATRQYEGTGLGLAVSMRLARALGGTIELDSRLGIGSTFTLHMPEHPTKPNLPSPQMSHANV, from the coding sequence ATGAGCGACCAACCCGCAGCGTCAGATTCAGCCGCATCAACCAATCTTCAGACAGCCCTCAATGCTGAGGTGGCGTTTGGTCTTCGCCCAACCGTAACAGGATTGGGTTTTTTATATTTGTTATTTAGTATTGCCCATGCATTGGTTTTGCCTGCCCCGATTAAACTACCAATGGTCATCGTAGCGCTCAGTAGTGTCATTTTTTTTGGATTTTGGTGGTGGCGCTTGCAAAGCTGGCAACCATCCCCCGAACTGACCCATCCGCTCGCCACGCTCTTTATCGTGGTTGGCGGCTTCAATAGCATTTTGCATATTTGGCTTAGCGGCGAAACTCACCAAAGCACAAATATTGCCTTTATTTTAATTGGCACTGGCTGTTTGCTGCTTTCTTGGAATTGGTTCATCGTAGCGAGTGGGGCGATTTTGCTGGCGTGGATTGCGGCGATCATTTCGTTGCCAACTTCGCCACTGACCATGCATTTTATTTTTATGGTGGTCAGTGCCACGATTGCGGCGGCCACAATTCAAGGGATTCGTTTGCGCACGGTCAAGGGCTTGATCAAATTGCGCTTGCAAGAAAGCACCTACAAACAAGAGCTACAAGAGGCCTTAATTCAAATTAAAATGAGCGAGGAGCGTTTTCGAGCCTTGGCCGAAGCAACATCCGAAGGGGTGGTCTTGCAGGATGAAGGCGTGGTGATGGATGCCAACGAACGCTTTGGCGAGATGTTTGGCTATCATCGGGATGAAATTCTCGGCCACTCGTTACGTGAATTTGTCGAGCCACAGTCGCTGCAACGGGCAATGCAAAAATATAAAGATGGTGCGCCCTATGAAGTTACCGCGCTACGCAAAGATGGCAGCACGTTTATCGCCTTGGTGTTGGGCACCAATTTGCCCTATAGCAATCGGGTGGTACGGGTCGCGGCGGTGCGCGATATTACTGAGCAGCGCCATTTTGAAAATTTATTGCTGACGGCCAAAGATGATGCTGAGGCCGCCAACCGCGCCAAAAGCACCTTCCTCTCAACTGTCAGCCACGAATTACGCACGCCACTCAACGCGATCGTTGGCTATAGCGAGATGATCTACGAAGATTTGATCGATCGCAGCATGCCTGAGTTGGCCATGGATATGACCCGCATCCGTAGCGCTAGCGACCGCTTGCTGAGCCTGATCGATGGCGTTCTGACGATTACCGATCTCGATGCTGAAGTTGTGCGTTTGGAGTATGAAACGATCGATTTGGCGCTCGCGATTGGCAGCATCAGCGACCAATTGCAAGCCAAAGCCCAAGATAACAAAAATACTGTGCAATTGTTGGGCAGCCAAAACTGGGGTTCGATTATCAGCGATGATCATAAATTGCGCATGATTATTTACCATCTGCTCGATAATGCAATTAAATTTACCCACGCAGGCTTAATTAGCATCTCGGTGCAACGCTTGCAACACGCTGCTGGCGGCTGGCTCGAAATTGCAATTCGCGATACAGGCATTGGCATCGCCCATGAGCAATTTGAACGTATTTTTGAGCCATTTGTCCAAGCCGATTCCTCGGCCACCCGCCAATATGAAGGCACTGGCTTGGGCTTGGCAGTGAGCATGCGGCTGGCTCGTGCTTTGGGCGGCACGATCGAGCTTGATAGCCGCCTAGGGATTGGCTCAACGTTTACCTTGCATATGCCCGAACATCCCACCAAACCCAATTTGCCTTCACCTCAAATGTCACATGCCAACGTGTAA
- a CDS encoding Uma2 family endonuclease, with the protein MPTQQLIDLEHFLQADFQHAELVQGVVQPVSPVQLQHSLIVTKLLVSLSLWNQTQPQPGLVGTELGFILGPNTLRAADVFFINSNQLGQQQGGDGYWQGAPSLAVEVISPNERAIDVEEKINDYLAANLQLMWIIYPRLGSVHQIEPTQPRRILGINDCLEHARILPQFIVPIRELLS; encoded by the coding sequence ATGCCAACCCAACAGTTGATTGATCTCGAACATTTTTTGCAAGCCGATTTTCAGCATGCTGAGTTAGTTCAGGGAGTTGTGCAGCCTGTGAGCCCAGTTCAACTACAACATAGCCTGATTGTTACCAAATTGCTGGTTAGCCTCAGCTTATGGAATCAAACCCAGCCTCAACCGGGGTTGGTTGGCACAGAATTAGGCTTTATTCTTGGCCCCAATACCTTGCGTGCTGCCGATGTATTTTTTATTAATTCAAATCAGCTAGGACAACAGCAAGGCGGCGATGGATATTGGCAAGGTGCACCAAGTTTGGCGGTCGAAGTTATCTCGCCCAATGAGCGGGCGATTGATGTTGAAGAAAAAATTAATGATTATTTGGCTGCCAATCTGCAATTAATGTGGATTATTTACCCGCGTTTGGGCAGTGTGCATCAGATTGAACCAACCCAGCCGCGACGAATTTTAGGCATCAACGATTGTTTGGAGCATGCGCGAATCTTGCCGCAGTTTATTGTGCCGATTCGGGAGTTGTTAAGCTAG
- a CDS encoding AI-2E family transporter, with amino-acid sequence MEPKAPEPIIKTIPSWRDLARWTITAFAIWLVAWLLWRTGNQLLPFVVGLAFAYLLLPLVNKLERWIPRWAAILVVYLVGLGIMTGSVLYIVPPAIDQVYGFGKSLPGFYENTLEPKINEGLTWYRSEVPAEIQEDIDKQVSKGITTIKENATNYVETGVNGILNGLGVIFQTIIFLAGFLIIPFWLFYVLLDERKGKAAVIRMIPKAVRTDVLTVLSIFDRVFSAYIRGQLTLGLIIAIMSYIGLWIVDLVMPGEIPYKLLLALVAGFTELIPVIGPIIGAIPAVIVGLTTSLPMGLVIAGLYIVIQQIENNFLVPRIIGAIVEIHEAVLMLLLVIAGTVSGLLGVIIFAPMAAVARDSYQYITGRLRQPNDPRYLRAGELPWEHKEEPETPMPPMLALQNKA; translated from the coding sequence GTGGAGCCAAAAGCACCAGAACCAATCATCAAAACAATCCCATCTTGGCGCGATTTAGCCCGTTGGACAATCACCGCATTTGCGATTTGGCTGGTGGCGTGGTTGCTTTGGCGCACGGGAAATCAACTTTTGCCGTTTGTGGTTGGCTTGGCGTTTGCCTATTTGCTCTTGCCTCTGGTTAACAAGTTAGAGCGCTGGATTCCGCGCTGGGCAGCGATTTTAGTAGTCTATTTGGTTGGTTTGGGGATTATGACTGGCTCGGTTCTGTATATTGTGCCGCCTGCAATCGACCAAGTGTATGGGTTTGGTAAATCATTGCCGGGCTTTTATGAAAATACCCTCGAACCCAAAATTAACGAAGGCCTAACCTGGTATCGGAGCGAAGTGCCCGCCGAGATTCAAGAAGATATTGATAAGCAAGTGAGTAAAGGCATCACTACAATCAAAGAAAATGCTACTAATTATGTCGAAACAGGCGTAAATGGCATTTTAAATGGCTTAGGGGTAATTTTTCAAACAATTATCTTCCTCGCAGGCTTTTTGATTATTCCATTTTGGCTGTTTTATGTGCTGCTTGATGAACGTAAAGGCAAGGCAGCCGTGATTCGCATGATTCCCAAAGCGGTGCGAACTGATGTATTAACCGTGCTTTCGATTTTTGATCGGGTGTTTTCGGCTTATATTCGCGGCCAATTAACGCTTGGTTTGATTATCGCAATTATGTCGTACATTGGTTTGTGGATTGTTGATTTGGTGATGCCTGGCGAGATCCCCTACAAATTGCTGCTAGCCTTGGTTGCTGGCTTCACCGAATTAATTCCGGTGATTGGGCCGATTATTGGGGCGATTCCGGCGGTAATTGTTGGCTTAACCACCTCGTTGCCAATGGGCTTGGTGATTGCTGGTTTATACATCGTGATTCAGCAAATTGAAAATAATTTCCTTGTGCCACGGATTATCGGGGCAATTGTGGAAATTCATGAAGCCGTATTGATGCTGCTGTTGGTGATTGCTGGCACGGTTTCGGGCTTGCTTGGGGTGATTATTTTCGCCCCAATGGCAGCGGTGGCCCGCGATAGCTACCAATATATCACTGGTCGGCTGCGCCAACCCAACGATCCTCGCTATTTGCGAGCTGGCGAGTTGCCGTGGGAACATAAAGAAGAACCTGAAACGCCGATGCCACCAATGTTGGCGTTGCAAAATAAAGCTTAA
- a CDS encoding site-specific DNA-methyltransferase, translated as MNKLYFGDNLAVLATLPAASYDLIYIDPPFNTGKIQSRTQLRTIRSEQGDRVGFGGHRYSSVKIGERAYGDSFDDFLAFIEPRLLEAYRLLKPQGSFFFHIDYREVHYCKVLLDQIFGRDSFINEIIWAYDYGARSRKKWSTKHDTILWYAKDPENYTFNYDDIDRIPYMAPGLVGPEKAARGKTPTDVWWNTIVSPNGKEKTGYPTQKPLAILNRIVRVHSNPNDQLLDFFAGSGSFGEAAARNGRNFTLIDQNPQAIEVMRQRLAFAEPEFYELP; from the coding sequence ATGAATAAACTTTATTTTGGCGATAATTTGGCTGTTTTGGCAACCCTGCCAGCGGCCAGCTATGATTTAATTTATATTGACCCGCCCTTCAATACTGGCAAAATTCAAAGCCGCACCCAATTGCGCACGATTCGCTCCGAGCAGGGCGATCGGGTTGGCTTTGGTGGTCATCGTTATAGCAGCGTTAAAATTGGCGAGCGAGCGTATGGCGATAGCTTTGATGATTTTCTGGCATTTATTGAGCCGCGTTTGCTTGAAGCTTACCGTTTGCTGAAGCCCCAAGGCAGCTTCTTTTTTCATATTGATTATCGCGAAGTCCATTATTGCAAGGTGCTGCTCGACCAAATTTTTGGCCGCGATTCGTTTATCAACGAAATTATTTGGGCCTACGATTATGGCGCTCGGTCGCGCAAAAAATGGTCAACCAAGCACGATACCATCCTGTGGTATGCCAAAGATCCCGAAAACTACACCTTTAATTATGATGATATTGATCGCATTCCCTATATGGCTCCTGGCTTAGTTGGCCCCGAAAAGGCTGCCCGAGGCAAAACGCCGACTGATGTTTGGTGGAACACGATTGTTAGCCCTAACGGCAAGGAAAAAACTGGCTATCCGACCCAAAAACCACTAGCAATTCTTAACCGGATTGTGCGGGTGCACTCCAACCCCAACGATCAACTACTCGATTTTTTTGCTGGCAGTGGCTCGTTTGGTGAGGCTGCTGCACGGAATGGCCGCAACTTCACCTTGATCGACCAAAATCCCCAAGCAATTGAGGTGATGCGCCAACGTTTGGCCTTCGCCGAGCCAGAATTTTACGAACTACCCTAG
- a CDS encoding helix-turn-helix transcriptional regulator, whose product MRRRKPQPLNDQRREVLLWLAQRGWTLAQLAAASGCDLTILRAWLEGKRSLSEAERLAIEEALTSHHE is encoded by the coding sequence GTGCGGCGGCGCAAACCACAACCTTTGAATGACCAGCGCCGCGAGGTGTTATTATGGTTGGCCCAACGTGGCTGGACATTAGCTCAATTAGCAGCAGCAAGCGGCTGCGATCTGACAATTTTACGGGCTTGGTTGGAAGGCAAGCGTTCATTGAGTGAAGCCGAACGCTTAGCGATTGAGGAAGCATTAACATCACACCATGAATAA